In one window of Anaerolineae bacterium DNA:
- a CDS encoding proton-conducting transporter membrane subunit, with the protein MSHILLQIIIVPPIASLFILLTRHLIGRKAGWIAGFSLLYSTALLAMACVRVYHGEVIVEEYPFIDSAITFGLLGDGLSLPVALIINGLCAALAFYAIHYVDHRIEAIYGDVDERTYLNHYTRFYFMFLGFPMGFMGVCLVKNLIAMYFFLEVLPIPLYFIMATFGYVDRVRVAMICLMWAVIGASFFIAGFLMTYSQIGSFNISDMSALAGNPMTFWIIFVLLIAILIKMAAVPFHVWMPWVHAEHPTCIAGLLAVYANVAAYVLLRVIVFPLPADFKAFSIPLMVMALVTMVYGSLLTMAQTDVKRFAACSTISQLAYSLLGISALTIASIEGGMFFFLGHIMGKTLLFSTAGILVYTTGTRDMRQMGGLAQKMPITAALWIMGALMLSGFPPMSSFPAEWIMFTGIFETGIQTMPTGLMVAIFGAGAIILTVAYTFRSVKIIFFGPLNPDLANDKIKDPPLTMSIPLLMIAGVSITLGLYPKLVLNLFDYVIGGIAIP; encoded by the coding sequence ATGTCTCATATTCTTTTGCAAATAATAATTGTTCCGCCGATTGCTTCTTTATTTATACTCTTGACCAGGCACCTGATAGGAAGAAAAGCAGGATGGATAGCGGGTTTTAGTCTTTTATATTCAACAGCACTTTTAGCTATGGCATGTGTAAGAGTCTATCATGGTGAAGTAATTGTTGAAGAATATCCCTTTATTGATTCGGCGATCACCTTTGGTCTTCTCGGCGACGGGTTGAGTTTGCCGGTCGCGTTGATAATTAACGGCCTTTGCGCTGCTCTTGCATTTTATGCAATACATTATGTAGATCACAGAATAGAGGCAATATACGGTGATGTGGATGAGCGGACATATTTAAACCACTATACACGATTTTATTTCATGTTCCTTGGTTTTCCTATGGGTTTTATGGGCGTATGCCTTGTAAAGAACTTGATAGCGATGTATTTTTTTCTGGAAGTGCTACCCATTCCGCTATATTTTATTATGGCTACTTTTGGGTATGTTGACAGAGTAAGAGTGGCTATGATCTGTTTGATGTGGGCTGTTATCGGAGCGTCATTTTTTATCGCCGGATTTTTGATGACTTATAGTCAGATCGGAAGTTTTAATATCTCGGATATGAGTGCTCTTGCAGGGAATCCGATGACTTTCTGGATTATATTTGTGCTTCTTATTGCAATACTGATAAAAATGGCGGCTGTGCCTTTTCATGTTTGGATGCCATGGGTCCATGCAGAGCATCCCACGTGCATAGCTGGTCTTCTTGCTGTTTATGCAAATGTTGCGGCCTATGTATTGTTACGAGTAATAGTCTTCCCGCTACCTGCCGATTTTAAAGCATTTTCCATCCCTTTAATGGTAATGGCGCTTGTAACAATGGTATATGGTTCCCTTCTGACTATGGCGCAAACAGATGTAAAACGTTTTGCCGCCTGTTCAACAATAAGCCAGCTTGCATATTCGCTTCTTGGCATATCAGCTCTTACTATAGCAAGCATTGAAGGAGGTATGTTCTTTTTCCTGGGACACATTATGGGGAAAACATTACTCTTTTCAACGGCAGGAATACTGGTTTATACGACAGGGACAAGGGATATGCGGCAGATGGGCGGACTTGCGCAGAAAATGCCCATTACAGCGGCGCTATGGATCATGGGAGCATTGATGCTTTCCGGTTTTCCGCCGATGAGCAGCTTCCCCGCGGAATGGATTATGTTTACAGGCATATTTGAAACAGGAATTCAGACCATGCCCACCGGACTTATGGTGGCCATTTTCGGAGCCGGCGCAATTATACTGACGGTTGCCTATACGTTCCGGTCTGTGAAGATAATATTTTTCGGCCCGTTAAATCCGGATCTGGCGAACGATAAAATCAAGGATCCACCTTTAACAATGAGTATTCCGCTTCTTATGATAGCAGGCGTATCAATTACGCTGGGATTGTATCCTAAACTGGTTCTTAATCTTTTTGATTATGTGATAGGTGGGATAGC